From a single Arthrobacter sp. SLBN-112 genomic region:
- a CDS encoding phosphotransferase family protein: MEGWDRGSLSAPQAELVARWLGVPELVEDLSWGLTDTKVLKVHARGQARIVKAAGPDNHHLHREITAYASYTRPLLAAGRAPLMLHSSRPANVLVLEYLDGDLVEGTANELDRGLHRQAGQLLSMLHAEEHRVDDHYEAQATQKALSWLDRRHRIDPRLERDIRRHLMDYRPSQVRVVPTHGDWHPRNWVSHEGQLKAIDFGRFDFRPAASDFCRLAVQQWQKDPALESAFLDGYGEDPRAQDPWRIELLREAVGTAVWAFLVGDTAFEAQGHRMLGEALLNF, translated from the coding sequence ATGGAGGGATGGGACCGGGGCAGCCTGTCTGCGCCCCAAGCCGAACTGGTGGCACGGTGGCTGGGCGTGCCGGAACTCGTTGAGGACTTGTCATGGGGACTGACGGACACGAAGGTCCTCAAGGTCCATGCCCGTGGCCAGGCGAGAATTGTGAAGGCCGCTGGCCCGGACAATCATCACCTTCACCGGGAGATCACGGCCTATGCCTCCTATACCCGCCCGCTCCTGGCTGCCGGCCGCGCCCCGCTCATGCTGCACTCGAGTCGGCCCGCGAACGTTCTGGTCCTCGAATATCTCGACGGGGACCTGGTGGAAGGCACTGCAAACGAACTGGACAGGGGACTGCACCGCCAGGCCGGGCAGCTGTTGAGCATGCTCCACGCAGAGGAACACCGGGTGGACGACCACTATGAAGCCCAAGCCACGCAGAAAGCCCTGAGCTGGCTTGACCGCCGCCACAGGATTGATCCGAGACTGGAACGGGACATCCGGCGGCACCTGATGGATTACCGTCCTTCGCAGGTCAGGGTTGTTCCGACCCACGGCGACTGGCATCCGCGAAACTGGGTCAGTCATGAAGGGCAGCTCAAGGCGATAGACTTCGGCCGGTTCGACTTCCGGCCGGCCGCGAGCGACTTCTGCCGGCTTGCCGTGCAGCAGTGGCAGAAGGACCCGGCCCTCGAATCGGCATTCCTGGACGGGTACGGAGAGGATCCGCGGGCGCAGGATCCGTGGCGGATCGAATTGCTGAGGGAAGCAGTGGGCACGGCCGTGTGGGCTTTTCTTGTGGGCGACACGGCGTTCGAAGCCCAGGGCCATCGCATGCTG
- a CDS encoding UBP-type zinc finger domain-containing protein — MECLSGDGPGWWLHLRRCAQCGHIGCCDSSPSQHASAHARTAVHPVMRSFEPGENWFYEHTTKKFFRGPRLPDPQSRPIDQPSPAPAEKVPADWRERLHR; from the coding sequence ATGGAGTGCCTCAGCGGTGATGGCCCAGGCTGGTGGCTGCATCTTCGCCGCTGCGCCCAATGCGGCCATATCGGATGCTGCGATTCATCGCCCTCACAACATGCCAGTGCCCATGCCCGCACCGCAGTGCACCCTGTGATGAGATCCTTTGAGCCTGGCGAGAACTGGTTCTACGAGCACACCACAAAAAAGTTCTTCCGCGGCCCACGGCTTCCGGATCCCCAGTCCAGGCCCATAGACCAGCCCTCACCTGCGCCGGCAGAGAAGGTACCGGCGGACTGGCGGGAGCGTCTCCACCGGTAG
- a CDS encoding DUF3090 domain-containing protein — translation MPTRVHEFAWPDRVVIGTVGLPGARTFYLQVRTGKQIVSIALEKQQSAELAGKIDEILDQLITLEGNPFSIPTGTPIELVDNDPLEAVEEQFRTGAMTLGWDPTTAQVVIEAYPLTDLDADEDDEPLDGNGADAPEMLLVRMPVGTARAFAKRTLEVVGAGRPACPICGYPMDADGHVCTLPEV, via the coding sequence ATGCCCACACGCGTTCACGAGTTTGCCTGGCCTGACCGGGTCGTCATCGGCACCGTCGGCCTCCCGGGGGCACGCACGTTCTACCTGCAGGTCCGCACCGGCAAGCAAATTGTGAGCATCGCCCTCGAGAAGCAACAGTCCGCCGAACTCGCCGGGAAGATTGACGAAATCCTGGATCAGCTCATCACCCTCGAGGGCAACCCCTTCAGCATTCCCACGGGTACTCCCATCGAACTCGTGGATAACGACCCGCTTGAGGCCGTCGAGGAGCAGTTTCGAACCGGCGCCATGACCCTGGGTTGGGATCCGACGACGGCGCAGGTGGTCATAGAGGCATACCCGCTCACCGACCTCGATGCTGACGAAGACGACGAACCGCTTGATGGAAACGGCGCTGACGCGCCGGAAATGCTGCTGGTGCGGATGCCGGTTGGCACCGCCCGCGCATTCGCCAAGCGGACCCTTGAGGTGGTGGGCGCGGGACGTCCAGCATGCCCGATCTGCGGTTATCCCATGGACGCCGACGGGCATGTCTGCACCCTGCCCGAGGTTTGA
- a CDS encoding FAD-dependent oxidoreductase, protein MDDPVPIMLIATTDATSRRILGDELRRRYGADYEVVACDGHAHGRAVLEGLRRWNRQVALILGCYGPADRGGLDFLRRAYGFHPAAKRGVVVTWGDFASAPTVFHAVAQGYAELVIIRPERLRDEEFHGAITDALDDWHLAQGVGFEAVRLIGEVGDERTHTLRDSLSRNHIPAVFHPVGSETAQRTLESLDLRDPALPVMVLEFTAPPIVLENPTDLEIAEAMGVTRPPPADKIFDVVVVGAGPSGLATAVYASSEGLSTMVVEGEAVGGQAGTSSLIRNYPGFSRGVSGAHLAYRSFHQAWTLGTDFLFLRKVQGLHMDGTLYAVSISDGSVVHSRTVVVATGVDYRRLGIPQLEDLVGRGVFYGATVSEAPSMAGKHVCVVGGGNSAGQAVLHLARYAKKVTLLVRGPTLSASMSEYLISQLEATRNVAIRFGTAIVGARDQDGFLAAVKVAASGAADTVPGEEIEAGGLFVLIGSVPRTSWLPATVERDPAGFLLTGGRDVSYGGSAGADRAPLALETSMPGIFAIGDVRAGSIKRVATAVGDGATVVSMLHAYLAENPLPASSTAPNGAAAPGELAR, encoded by the coding sequence ATGGATGACCCGGTTCCGATCATGCTGATTGCCACCACGGACGCGACCTCCCGGCGCATTCTTGGGGATGAGTTACGTCGACGGTACGGTGCCGACTATGAGGTGGTGGCGTGCGACGGCCACGCGCACGGCCGGGCGGTGCTGGAGGGGCTTCGCCGTTGGAATCGCCAGGTGGCCCTCATCCTTGGGTGCTACGGACCAGCCGACCGCGGGGGACTTGATTTCCTGCGGCGCGCCTATGGCTTTCACCCGGCCGCCAAACGTGGCGTCGTGGTGACATGGGGTGACTTCGCAAGCGCCCCGACTGTCTTCCACGCCGTGGCACAGGGGTACGCCGAACTGGTGATCATACGTCCCGAACGATTGCGCGACGAGGAATTCCATGGGGCTATTACCGACGCCCTCGACGACTGGCACCTGGCCCAGGGGGTCGGGTTCGAGGCGGTCCGGCTGATCGGGGAGGTAGGCGACGAAAGGACGCACACCTTGCGTGACTCCTTGAGCCGGAACCACATCCCCGCGGTCTTCCACCCTGTAGGGTCCGAGACCGCGCAACGGACGCTGGAGAGCCTGGACCTGCGCGACCCCGCGCTGCCGGTCATGGTGCTTGAGTTCACCGCTCCGCCAATTGTCCTGGAGAACCCCACTGACCTGGAGATCGCCGAAGCGATGGGGGTGACCCGGCCGCCACCGGCGGACAAGATCTTCGACGTAGTGGTGGTTGGAGCTGGGCCCTCCGGTCTCGCGACCGCCGTTTATGCTTCCTCCGAGGGCCTCTCCACCATGGTGGTGGAAGGAGAGGCTGTGGGTGGCCAGGCCGGCACCAGTTCGCTCATCCGGAACTACCCGGGCTTCTCCCGCGGTGTGAGCGGCGCCCACCTGGCCTACCGTTCCTTCCACCAGGCCTGGACCCTGGGCACGGACTTCCTGTTCCTGCGGAAGGTGCAGGGGCTCCACATGGACGGGACACTGTACGCCGTGTCGATCTCCGATGGCAGCGTGGTGCATTCCCGCACAGTCGTGGTGGCCACCGGAGTGGACTACCGCCGGCTCGGCATACCCCAGTTGGAGGACCTGGTTGGCAGAGGCGTTTTCTACGGGGCCACAGTCTCCGAGGCGCCGTCAATGGCCGGGAAGCATGTATGTGTCGTGGGCGGCGGTAACTCGGCCGGACAGGCGGTTCTGCACCTTGCCAGGTATGCGAAGAAGGTGACACTGCTGGTACGCGGACCCACACTTTCGGCCAGTATGTCGGAGTACCTCATCTCCCAGCTCGAAGCCACCCGGAATGTGGCGATCCGCTTTGGCACCGCCATCGTAGGGGCCCGCGACCAGGATGGTTTCCTCGCCGCCGTCAAGGTAGCCGCATCCGGAGCGGCCGATACAGTCCCGGGCGAGGAGATCGAAGCGGGCGGCTTGTTTGTGTTGATCGGTTCGGTGCCGCGGACCTCCTGGCTGCCCGCAACTGTGGAGCGGGATCCGGCCGGATTTCTGCTCACGGGCGGCAGGGATGTCAGCTACGGCGGGTCCGCAGGGGCGGACAGGGCCCCATTGGCGCTGGAAACCAGCATGCCTGGCATCTTCGCGATTGGCGACGTGCGGGCGGGTTCCATCAAGAGAGTGGCTACCGCAGTGGGGGACGGCGCCACCGTGGTCTCGATGCTTCATGCGTACCTGGCCGAAAACCCTCTGCCGGCCTCATCTACTGCCCCTAATGGGGCAGCCGCGCCCGGGGAACTGGCCCGGTGA
- a CDS encoding MSMEG_4193 family putative phosphomutase encodes MATLILVRHGRTTANAAGLLAGRAAGVTLDQIGREQAALTGDRLAAVPLAGVVSSPLERCRQTAQLILDRQAGNPSAPTDPDLTECDYGQWQGRMLSDLATEDLWAAVQSQPSAVVFPGGESMAAMQARSVAAVRRHDAAFEAEYGPGAVWAAVSHGDIIKSILADAFGMHLDLFQRINVGPASVSIVHYGAVRPSVYATNTDAGDLSWLSNGIKSGDAPVGGGPGQTAK; translated from the coding sequence ATGGCGACACTTATCCTCGTGCGGCACGGCCGCACCACTGCCAACGCCGCTGGACTGTTGGCCGGTCGGGCGGCCGGCGTCACGTTGGACCAGATCGGGCGTGAGCAGGCAGCTTTGACGGGAGACCGGCTCGCGGCCGTGCCCTTGGCCGGGGTGGTATCGAGTCCCCTCGAGCGTTGCCGGCAAACCGCCCAGCTCATCCTCGATCGCCAGGCGGGTAATCCTTCTGCGCCGACCGATCCCGATCTCACGGAGTGCGATTACGGCCAGTGGCAGGGCCGCATGCTTAGTGATCTCGCCACCGAAGACCTTTGGGCGGCTGTGCAGTCGCAGCCGTCCGCCGTCGTTTTTCCCGGCGGTGAATCCATGGCGGCAATGCAGGCCAGATCGGTAGCAGCAGTCCGGCGCCACGATGCAGCCTTCGAAGCCGAATACGGGCCAGGAGCCGTGTGGGCGGCAGTAAGCCACGGTGACATCATCAAATCGATCCTCGCCGACGCGTTCGGTATGCACCTCGACCTGTTCCAGCGCATTAACGTGGGCCCTGCCTCCGTATCGATCGTGCATTATGGTGCTGTGCGGCCCAGCGTCTATGCGACAAACACGGACGCCGGGGACCTGTCGTGGCTGTCGAACGGCATCAAGTCCGGGGATGCGCCGGTGGGCGGCGGGCCAGGGCAAACGGCGAAGTGA